The Spirosoma foliorum genome has a window encoding:
- a CDS encoding sterol desaturase family protein, translated as MTFKLFFISIYHFCVSPIYKEFTGFWGFDQLWEIIRTQNYEALLTLKGIQAFLRPLIPVLLLIEIIRGLFYRRYSHSQHKISLFTYILNRFISSFLSIAMVAFCIGLFEPYALVKTTLTWYWFVYGYVIWELAHFVYHYFGHKVRLFWCLHSTHHAPEYMNLSVTYAHFFLEAPYTDIIRTTICILLGVNPPLLFLIMFIDGTWGAFIHIGENLLKDGRLGFLNKYILTPSHHRVHHARNPLYMDTNFCNLLNIWDRAFGTLQDEKQSMEIEYGISRPMKKGDFLDAYFGEIVALGKDVYHAPGLKDKILYIFMPPGWSHTGDHKTATVVKADYIKEHQQELSLGAKP; from the coding sequence GTGACCTTCAAGCTATTTTTTATTTCAATTTACCACTTTTGCGTAAGTCCTATTTATAAAGAATTCACCGGCTTTTGGGGATTCGATCAGCTTTGGGAAATTATTCGGACACAGAACTATGAAGCACTACTGACTCTAAAAGGTATTCAGGCTTTTTTAAGACCATTGATTCCGGTATTACTACTTATCGAAATCATTCGGGGATTGTTTTACCGACGTTATTCCCATTCTCAACACAAGATCTCTCTATTCACGTATATTCTGAATCGCTTCATCTCCAGCTTTCTATCCATTGCCATGGTCGCCTTTTGCATCGGCTTGTTTGAACCTTATGCACTCGTCAAGACTACTCTCACCTGGTACTGGTTTGTGTACGGCTACGTGATTTGGGAGCTGGCTCACTTCGTCTATCATTATTTCGGACACAAAGTTCGGCTGTTCTGGTGTCTGCATTCCACGCATCATGCGCCGGAGTATATGAACCTCTCCGTAACCTATGCCCACTTTTTTCTCGAAGCACCCTATACCGATATAATCCGTACCACCATTTGTATATTACTAGGCGTAAATCCACCCCTACTCTTCCTGATCATGTTCATTGACGGAACCTGGGGAGCTTTTATCCATATCGGCGAAAATTTACTAAAAGACGGTCGACTGGGTTTCTTAAATAAATATATCCTTACACCATCGCATCACCGCGTTCATCATGCTCGTAACCCCTTGTACATGGATACGAATTTCTGTAATCTGCTCAATATCTGGGATCGGGCTTTTGGTACCTTACAGGATGAAAAACAAAGCATGGAAATCGAATATGGAATCAGCCGCCCAATGAAAAAGGGAGATTTCCTGGATGCTTATTTTGGCGAGATTGTCGCATTAGGTAAGGATGTATACCATGCTCCTGGCCTTAAAGATAAAATCCTCTACATTTTCATGCCACCCGGCTGGAGTCATACCGGCGATCACAAAACCGCTACCGTTGTGAAGGCGGATTACATCAAAGAGCATCAGCAGGAGTTGAGTTTAGGGGCGAAGCCTTGA